A DNA window from Aestuariispira ectoiniformans contains the following coding sequences:
- a CDS encoding non-ribosomal peptide synthetase, with protein MKKKQGQAVDVLALTGAQEGILLETDLSGNPATYAGQSVLEVGAANPDLIQEAVDILIARHEGLRTSFHWKKLSRPVAVVHEHAEITLVRNDLSDVQDAELEAKRLFADDLEQGFDYTEPPLLRVRLVQLSPDRSLFGLTTHHVALDGWSTALVLAELREAYVSLAETGTASFSRPVPPRLRAYAAWLSDREDMADFWRETLAEVDLPTPLPIASGAEGTGSDELEESVDSAVAADVDAFCRQARVTRAALVNAVWGLTLATYAGCETSVHGLVVSGRPPEIEGSEGMVGMFVNTVPLRVDVAGNRDCAAFVSGVQALMTRMKDAEHASLSDIIRAAEIDSGEPFASIVVVQNHLATFDRGGNENSVAQGWAREETHYPLALVVSSSRILNFRLAYDCGRYSKADARRLLDCFMHLLAAVVAEPDRSLLQLNLTSDRRSDPTASSGAEEVFPGHDRRLEDLVLSQAASTPDAVAVIFGKEEKSYASLGNGVRSLSKHLACQGIGRGDIVGVLMERSLEMPEVLLGIMASGAAYLPLDPDLPDDRLAYIVEDADVAAVVEPSALVSRLPEGRRAVVLDQPGEDGPARPGARSAGGPDDAAYVIYTSGSTGRPKGVVVPHDGVVNRILALQSDHCLAATDRVLQKTPFSFDVSVWELFWPLVTGAGLVMARPGGHRDPAWLAEEIARTGVSVVHFVPSMLRQYTAQAPVSPGVRLVACTGEVLGPDQPAAARSVFPEAEIRNFYGPTEASIEVSSWRCEPKAEGPVPIGRAIANLRLYVMDAHGRVLPDGACGELVVAGPCVASGYLGRPGLTAAQFVPDPYGPPGARAYRTGDLVRRRGDGALDYLGRNDGQVKVRGHRIELGEVEAAMAAVDGVREVAAIVRADGSDMARLVGYVVGGPGPSAVAEEMSRHLPGYMIPTPIIELDAMPMTASGKTDRKKLPAPASALQTVEIEPPQGATEEALAEIVRETTGVERVGRDMEFVSLGANSIDHMRIASLIRRQLSVDIALREVFESPTVAALARRVEAAQSGDGEVEARLTVQPRPDRLPLSFAQERLWFLDQLSVTGAAYNMPIALRLEGRLEMAALEAAFAGLVARHETLRTRFTAGPAGQPEQHVDAPGAVCFDHRDLSGETDPDAAARALIDVEAVRSFDLAEEQPLRVLLMRLGADRHVLLVTLHHIAADGWSLGVVVRDLTALYAEAVGGPAAALPGLPVQYADYALWQRDRLSGARLDAELDWWRGRLEGAPVLDLPTDRPRPPVQDFAGATIPVHLPVELMDGLSALSRREGATLFMTLLASFSVLLGRHAGQEDVVVGAPIANRTRAETEDLVGFFVNTLALRTELSDDPDFVTLLGRVRDETLAAYQHQDVPFERLVEALAPARDLSRHPLFQVALVLQNAPGEALHLDGLTAEVMPRRSTGAKFDLTLFLSETKSGLRGRVEYASGLFDARTMTRLMARFETLLTAILENPGKPVGDYPLLARDEVVRQKVIGREAWDNPYRLHDLVFAEGRDDLVALDDHGRRLTFAALRDRAEQIAGCLQKEGVGPDTVVAICAGRSACAVAAMLAVSRAGGAFVFLDPSSPPERIAQMVEDAGVGLALADDAGRAVLPSNLMTLPLDVTGDAVQDCPAHPDNLAYVIYTSGSTGRPKGVLAHHRGAVNVLTALVAEYAIAEDDVVLQVPTFTFDASIRDIFGTLAAGARLVLSDSEEAQSPEALCDLIDRHGVTAILSITPARMAALAAARTTKEPSALRLVLVAGEPLSSETCRAFRAAFGSDIEIVNQYGATECTMASTAYRAPLTKADGALSVGDGVAGMHLGVFDTKMRMVPDGGVGEAYIGGPNLARGYLGNPRLTAERFLPDPAGSGDRVYRTGDKIRRRGGVAYILGRLDEQVKIRGQRVEPGEVEAYLTKLPEIRQAVVVPMQDGQGLVGYLVPSGSHRLSSDSLHAVMRKHLPLYMVPGAFVWLDALPMTVNGKTDVAALPVPNRTRADLSTGYEAPRTAVEELLAGIWSDVLDIPQIGVSDDVFALGAHSLLVTRVVSLIRRQLSVDIALREVFESPTVAALARRVEAAQSGDGEVEARLTVQPRPDRLPLSFAQERLWFLDQLSVTGAAYNMPIALRLEGRLEMAALEAAFAGLVARHETLRTRFTAGPAGQPEQHVDAPGAVCFDHRDLSGETDPDAAARALIDVEAVRSFDLAEEQPLRVLLMRLGADRHVLLVTLHHIAADGWSLGVVVRDLTALYAEAVGGPAAALPGLPVQYADYALWQRDRLSGARLDAELDWWRGRLEGAPVLDLPTDRPRPPVQDFAGATIPVHLPVELMDGLSALSRREGATLFMTLLASFSVLLGRHAGQEDVVVGAPIANRTRAETEDLVGFFVNTLALRTELSDDPDFVTLLGRVRDETLAAYQHQDVPFERLVEALAPARDLSRHPLFQVALVLQNAPGEALHLDGLTAEVMPRRSTGAKFDLTLFLSETKSGLRGRVEYASGLFDARTMTRLMARFETLLTAILENPGKPVGDYPMSIQTDLVHERTGPAGPRMRIEEVVSGIRDACGERIALEDGEDVLSYAELVSASDALSGRIASAGVMPGQIVGVALERSANAIIAQLAVLRAGGVVLPLDPDYPPERLEGMLADSDVPLVLSDTRHQGLAGGRPVLLVDEADINAEDVAPPPRLKGLSGAPAYVIYTSGSTGRPKGVMVPHEAVTSLFLEREVMNFGPDDRVMLASPLAFDASLIEIWGALLNGSRLAVLPAGPFDPDALSEFVADAGVTVAWLTAGLLRGYLERDPSAFAGLRLLMSGGDVFPTHGLSDFMAGLPNVQFVNGYGPTECTTFTAMHRLDFVPEAGSAVPIGRGVGGRRPVVLDRSMRAVPPGAPGELYVGGHGLSLGYLGQPGRTAESFLPDPAGGGGRLYRTGDRVRLRSDGALEFLGRIDAQVKLRGFRVEPGEVEAALCALPAVGDGAVAVRRDGEGAATLEGFVVPVSGVGTDARSLEQALGERLPSYMVPRITLVESLPLDANGKVDRRSLVSRLPERVEEAGEAPHAGLEKTLAEIWQRVLGRSDIRRADDFFSLGGHSLLAMRVATTVTAETGHPATVRDIFEYPTIEKLALHLAAANQNDEVKRSSGILPLAPGHGLPTFLIHPGGGGVGAYRRLAGLLDEGPVYGVFAGGLEFGTKPLTSITEMADSYVEQIRQECPVGPIRLGGWSFGGVVAVEVARRLGSARVVQLVLIDPSQVADTPRPAPTQEALDIAFEKNVAGLAKLALGHVEEDAEAIARARDVFIANVTALVAHCPEAYSGPVTILFGEDSPAISASSVWQKLLPNGFIRVLPGDHYTLLTGEALVGVANSFARSSTAAE; from the coding sequence ATGAAAAAGAAACAGGGCCAGGCGGTCGATGTGTTGGCATTGACCGGCGCACAAGAGGGCATACTCCTGGAAACTGACTTGTCCGGAAATCCTGCGACATACGCCGGTCAGTCGGTTCTTGAGGTTGGTGCGGCTAATCCGGATCTGATCCAGGAGGCAGTTGATATATTGATTGCGCGGCATGAGGGGCTGCGCACGTCTTTTCACTGGAAAAAACTTTCCCGCCCTGTCGCCGTCGTGCATGAGCATGCGGAAATAACACTTGTTCGTAATGACTTGAGCGATGTGCAGGATGCGGAACTTGAAGCAAAGCGCCTTTTCGCTGATGACTTGGAACAGGGCTTTGATTACACGGAGCCGCCGCTCCTGCGCGTCCGCCTTGTCCAATTGTCACCGGATCGGTCGCTTTTCGGTCTGACGACACATCATGTTGCCCTCGATGGCTGGTCAACAGCGCTTGTTCTCGCGGAATTACGTGAAGCTTATGTAAGCCTTGCAGAGACCGGGACGGCATCCTTTTCCCGCCCTGTCCCGCCGCGGTTAAGGGCCTATGCCGCCTGGTTGTCGGATCGCGAGGATATGGCGGATTTTTGGCGCGAAACCCTGGCGGAGGTTGATTTGCCGACGCCACTGCCAATAGCGTCGGGGGCAGAAGGGACAGGCAGTGATGAGCTGGAAGAATCAGTTGATAGCGCCGTAGCCGCCGATGTCGATGCCTTTTGCCGACAGGCGAGAGTGACCCGTGCGGCCTTGGTTAATGCGGTCTGGGGGCTGACGCTTGCCACTTACGCGGGGTGTGAAACCAGCGTTCATGGTCTCGTCGTCTCGGGACGGCCTCCGGAAATCGAAGGCTCGGAAGGGATGGTCGGCATGTTCGTCAACACAGTCCCTCTTAGGGTCGACGTGGCCGGAAATCGTGATTGCGCGGCTTTTGTGTCAGGAGTGCAGGCCCTCATGACGCGGATGAAGGATGCGGAGCATGCATCGCTATCGGACATCATCCGGGCTGCGGAAATCGACAGTGGAGAACCGTTTGCATCAATCGTGGTGGTACAGAACCACCTCGCAACATTTGACCGTGGTGGAAACGAAAACTCTGTCGCACAAGGGTGGGCACGGGAAGAAACGCATTATCCTTTGGCTCTGGTGGTATCGTCTTCAAGGATACTCAACTTCCGTCTGGCATATGATTGCGGTCGTTATTCCAAGGCTGATGCCCGGCGGCTGCTTGACTGCTTTATGCATCTTCTGGCTGCAGTAGTCGCGGAGCCGGACCGCAGTCTTTTGCAATTGAATCTCACCTCGGATAGGCGGTCTGATCCAACTGCGTCATCGGGCGCGGAAGAGGTATTTCCCGGTCATGATCGCCGGCTTGAGGATTTGGTGCTGTCACAGGCAGCGTCGACCCCCGATGCGGTTGCGGTGATTTTCGGGAAGGAAGAGAAAAGCTATGCATCGCTGGGCAACGGGGTACGGTCCCTGTCGAAGCACCTGGCTTGCCAGGGGATCGGCCGGGGAGACATTGTCGGTGTCCTGATGGAGCGTTCTCTGGAGATGCCGGAGGTTCTGCTGGGGATCATGGCATCGGGGGCGGCCTACCTGCCGCTGGACCCGGACCTGCCGGACGATCGCCTTGCCTATATCGTTGAGGATGCGGATGTGGCAGCGGTCGTCGAGCCGTCGGCCCTTGTTTCCCGTCTGCCGGAAGGCAGGCGGGCCGTGGTCCTGGACCAGCCGGGGGAGGATGGCCCGGCGAGGCCGGGTGCGCGGTCGGCGGGAGGCCCGGATGACGCAGCCTATGTGATCTATACCTCGGGCTCCACGGGGCGTCCGAAAGGGGTCGTGGTGCCGCATGACGGTGTTGTGAACCGGATTCTGGCCCTGCAGTCGGATCATTGTCTGGCCGCTACGGACCGGGTTTTGCAGAAGACACCGTTCAGTTTTGACGTTTCCGTCTGGGAGCTTTTCTGGCCGTTGGTCACGGGGGCCGGTCTGGTGATGGCCAGGCCGGGCGGGCATCGTGACCCGGCCTGGCTGGCAGAAGAGATTGCCCGCACGGGTGTGAGCGTTGTGCATTTCGTACCATCGATGCTGCGACAGTATACAGCGCAGGCGCCTGTCTCACCGGGCGTGCGGCTTGTTGCTTGTACTGGTGAAGTGCTGGGGCCGGATCAGCCTGCTGCGGCGCGGTCTGTTTTTCCAGAGGCGGAAATCCGGAATTTCTACGGTCCGACGGAAGCCTCGATCGAGGTTAGTTCCTGGCGGTGTGAGCCGAAAGCGGAAGGACCTGTTCCGATTGGCCGTGCGATAGCCAATCTCCGTCTTTACGTGATGGATGCGCATGGGCGGGTCCTTCCGGACGGGGCGTGTGGTGAATTGGTTGTGGCGGGCCCCTGTGTGGCCTCGGGTTATCTGGGGCGGCCCGGTTTGACGGCGGCGCAGTTTGTGCCGGACCCCTATGGGCCGCCGGGCGCGCGTGCCTATCGAACCGGTGATCTGGTCCGTCGCCGTGGGGATGGCGCATTGGACTATCTGGGCCGGAATGACGGTCAGGTGAAGGTTCGCGGTCACCGGATCGAGCTTGGCGAGGTCGAGGCTGCCATGGCCGCAGTGGATGGAGTGCGGGAAGTGGCCGCCATTGTGCGGGCCGATGGTTCTGATATGGCGCGGCTTGTTGGCTATGTGGTTGGTGGCCCCGGCCCGTCGGCGGTGGCAGAGGAGATGTCGCGGCATTTGCCGGGTTATATGATCCCCACGCCCATCATTGAACTGGACGCCATGCCGATGACGGCAAGCGGCAAGACGGACCGCAAAAAGCTTCCAGCGCCCGCCAGCGCATTGCAAACAGTGGAAATAGAGCCGCCGCAAGGTGCGACTGAAGAAGCATTGGCGGAAATTGTTCGGGAGACTACGGGCGTTGAACGGGTAGGCCGTGACATGGAGTTTGTCTCCTTAGGGGCAAATTCTATTGATCACATGCGTATAGCCAGCCTGATCCGCCGCCAGTTGAGCGTTGATATTGCGCTGAGGGAGGTGTTTGAGTCACCGACAGTTGCAGCGCTGGCGCGGCGGGTAGAGGCGGCGCAGTCGGGTGATGGGGAGGTCGAGGCGCGTTTGACGGTGCAACCCCGTCCTGACCGCCTGCCGCTTTCTTTTGCACAGGAACGCCTGTGGTTCCTCGACCAGCTTTCGGTGACGGGGGCGGCCTATAACATGCCGATAGCCCTGCGTCTGGAAGGCCGGTTGGAGATGGCCGCGCTGGAAGCGGCCTTTGCAGGACTTGTTGCCCGCCATGAAACGCTTCGCACCCGGTTTACCGCCGGACCGGCGGGGCAGCCGGAACAGCATGTCGATGCGCCGGGGGCGGTATGTTTTGACCACCGTGACCTGTCGGGAGAGACGGACCCGGATGCCGCCGCGCGTGCGCTGATTGATGTTGAGGCGGTCCGGTCCTTTGACCTGGCGGAAGAGCAGCCGCTGCGGGTTCTGTTGATGCGGCTTGGCGCTGACCGCCATGTCCTGCTTGTGACCCTGCATCATATTGCGGCTGATGGCTGGTCGCTGGGCGTGGTGGTGCGCGATCTGACTGCCCTTTATGCCGAAGCCGTTGGCGGTCCGGCAGCGGCCTTGCCGGGGCTGCCGGTCCAATATGCCGATTATGCCCTGTGGCAGCGTGACCGGCTGTCGGGTGCCCGGCTTGACGCTGAGCTGGACTGGTGGCGGGGACGCCTTGAAGGAGCGCCAGTGCTGGACCTGCCAACGGACCGGCCCCGTCCGCCGGTACAGGATTTTGCCGGCGCAACCATACCGGTGCATCTGCCGGTGGAATTGATGGACGGGCTTTCTGCGCTGTCCCGTCGTGAGGGAGCAACACTCTTCATGACGCTTCTGGCCTCCTTCAGTGTGCTGCTGGGTCGGCATGCGGGCCAGGAGGATGTGGTTGTGGGGGCGCCTATTGCGAACCGCACCCGGGCGGAGACGGAGGACCTTGTCGGCTTTTTTGTGAATACGCTGGCGCTTCGGACGGAGCTTTCCGACGATCCTGATTTTGTGACCCTGCTGGGCCGTGTCCGGGATGAGACGTTGGCGGCCTATCAACATCAGGATGTCCCTTTTGAACGTCTGGTCGAAGCCCTTGCCCCGGCGCGTGACCTGTCCCGTCATCCGTTGTTCCAGGTGGCGCTGGTTCTGCAGAACGCACCGGGCGAGGCCCTGCATCTGGATGGGTTGACGGCGGAGGTGATGCCGCGGCGGTCAACGGGAGCGAAATTCGACCTGACGCTGTTTTTATCGGAAACGAAATCCGGTTTGCGTGGCCGCGTGGAATATGCATCCGGGCTGTTTGATGCACGGACGATGACGCGCCTGATGGCCCGCTTCGAAACCCTGCTGACGGCCATCCTGGAAAACCCGGGAAAACCCGTCGGGGACTATCCGCTCTTGGCGCGAGACGAGGTGGTTCGTCAAAAAGTTATAGGCCGGGAGGCATGGGATAACCCCTATCGCCTGCATGATCTTGTTTTTGCGGAGGGAAGGGACGATCTGGTCGCGCTTGACGATCATGGTCGAAGGCTGACCTTTGCAGCGTTGCGGGATCGTGCCGAACAGATCGCCGGTTGCCTGCAGAAGGAAGGCGTTGGTCCTGATACCGTTGTTGCGATCTGTGCAGGGCGTTCAGCCTGCGCAGTGGCGGCAATGTTAGCGGTTTCCCGTGCTGGCGGTGCATTTGTTTTCCTGGACCCGTCCAGTCCGCCGGAACGTATCGCCCAGATGGTGGAAGATGCCGGTGTCGGATTGGCGCTTGCTGACGACGCAGGTCGTGCGGTCTTGCCGTCAAACCTGATGACGCTTCCTCTTGATGTGACCGGGGACGCAGTACAGGACTGTCCCGCACATCCCGATAATCTTGCTTATGTCATTTATACCTCTGGTTCCACGGGCAGGCCGAAAGGGGTGTTGGCACACCACCGGGGGGCCGTGAATGTCTTGACGGCTTTGGTTGCTGAATACGCCATCGCGGAAGATGACGTCGTACTTCAGGTTCCAACCTTTACCTTTGATGCGTCAATTCGCGATATCTTCGGCACCCTGGCCGCTGGCGCGCGGTTGGTGTTGAGCGATAGCGAGGAGGCGCAGTCGCCGGAGGCGCTGTGCGATTTGATTGACCGGCACGGTGTTACGGCAATCCTTTCGATCACACCCGCCCGGATGGCGGCATTGGCGGCGGCCCGCACGACCAAAGAACCGTCGGCATTACGTCTGGTTCTGGTGGCTGGCGAGCCGCTTTCTTCGGAGACCTGTCGGGCCTTCCGGGCTGCCTTCGGCTCAGATATTGAGATCGTCAACCAATATGGTGCGACTGAATGCACGATGGCATCGACGGCCTATCGGGCTCCGTTGACGAAGGCGGATGGCGCATTGTCGGTGGGAGATGGCGTCGCAGGGATGCATCTGGGGGTCTTTGATACAAAGATGCGTATGGTGCCGGATGGCGGTGTGGGTGAGGCCTATATCGGCGGTCCAAACCTGGCTCGCGGTTATCTTGGTAATCCCCGCCTTACTGCAGAGCGTTTCCTGCCTGATCCGGCGGGTTCCGGAGATCGGGTATATCGCACAGGCGACAAGATCCGCCGCAGGGGTGGCGTTGCCTATATACTTGGCCGACTTGACGAACAGGTGAAAATCAGAGGTCAGCGGGTCGAACCTGGCGAGGTCGAGGCTTATCTGACTAAATTGCCAGAGATAAGACAGGCTGTGGTCGTGCCCATGCAGGATGGCCAGGGCCTTGTCGGATATCTTGTGCCGTCAGGATCGCACAGGCTTTCGTCGGACAGCTTGCATGCCGTGATGCGCAAGCATCTGCCCCTCTACATGGTACCAGGTGCTTTTGTTTGGCTTGATGCGTTGCCAATGACAGTGAACGGAAAAACGGATGTGGCCGCATTGCCTGTTCCCAACCGAACGCGTGCGGATCTGTCGACAGGTTATGAAGCGCCAAGGACGGCGGTAGAAGAGCTATTGGCCGGCATTTGGAGCGATGTGCTGGATATTCCGCAGATCGGTGTGTCCGATGATGTCTTTGCGCTGGGAGCGCACTCGTTACTTGTAACCCGGGTGGTTAGCCTGATCCGCCGCCAGTTGAGCGTTGATATTGCGCTGAGGGAGGTGTTTGAGTCACCGACAGTTGCAGCGCTGGCGCGGCGGGTAGAGGCGGCGCAGTCGGGTGATGGGGAGGTCGAGGCGCGTTTGACGGTGCAACCCCGTCCTGACCGCCTGCCGCTTTCTTTTGCACAGGAACGCCTGTGGTTCCTCGACCAGCTTTCGGTGACGGGGGCGGCCTATAACATGCCGATAGCCCTGCGTCTGGAAGGCCGGTTGGAGATGGCCGCGCTGGAAGCGGCCTTTGCAGGACTTGTTGCCCGCCATGAAACGCTTCGCACCCGGTTTACCGCCGGACCGGCGGGGCAGCCGGAACAGCATGTCGATGCGCCGGGGGCGGTATGTTTTGACCACCGTGACCTGTCGGGAGAGACGGACCCGGATGCCGCCGCGCGTGCGCTGATTGATGTTGAGGCGGTCCGGTCCTTTGACCTGGCGGAAGAGCAGCCGCTGCGGGTTCTGTTGATGCGGCTTGGCGCTGACCGCCATGTCCTGCTTGTGACCCTGCATCATATTGCGGCTGATGGCTGGTCGCTGGGCGTGGTGGTGCGCGATCTGACTGCCCTTTATGCCGAAGCCGTTGGCGGTCCGGCAGCGGCCTTGCCGGGGCTGCCGGTCCAATATGCCGATTATGCCCTGTGGCAGCGTGACCGGCTGTCGGGTGCCCGGCTTGACGCTGAGCTGGACTGGTGGCGGGGACGCCTTGAAGGAGCGCCAGTGCTGGACCTGCCAACGGACCGGCCCCGTCCGCCGGTACAGGATTTTGCCGGCGCAACCATACCGGTGCATCTGCCGGTGGAATTGATGGACGGGCTTTCTGCGCTGTCCCGTCGTGAGGGAGCAACACTCTTCATGACGCTTCTGGCCTCCTTCAGTGTGCTGCTGGGTCGGCATGCGGGCCAGGAGGATGTGGTTGTGGGGGCGCCTATTGCGAACCGCACCCGGGCGGAGACGGAGGACCTTGTCGGCTTTTTTGTGAATACGCTGGCGCTTCGGACGGAGCTTTCCGACGATCCTGATTTTGTGACCCTGCTGGGCCGTGTCCGGGATGAGACGTTGGCGGCCTATCAACATCAGGATGTCCCTTTTGAACGTCTGGTCGAAGCCCTTGCCCCGGCGCGTGACCTGTCCCGTCATCCGTTGTTCCAGGTGGCGCTGGTTCTGCAGAACGCACCGGGCGAGGCCCTGCATCTGGATGGGTTGACGGCGGAGGTGATGCCGCGGCGGTCAACGGGAGCGAAATTCGACCTGACGCTGTTTTTATCGGAAACGAAATCCGGTTTGCGTGGCCGCGTGGAATATGCATCCGGGCTGTTTGATGCACGGACGATGACGCGCCTGATGGCCCGCTTCGAAACCCTGCTGACGGCCATCCTGGAAAACCCGGGAAAACCCGTCGGGGACTATCCAATGTCCATTCAGACGGACCTTGTGCACGAAAGGACGGGGCCTGCCGGTCCCCGTATGCGCATTGAAGAGGTGGTTTCAGGTATCCGTGACGCCTGTGGAGAGCGTATAGCGCTGGAAGACGGCGAAGACGTGCTGAGTTATGCGGAGCTTGTTTCCGCCTCGGATGCGCTGTCGGGCCGGATAGCGTCCGCCGGTGTGATGCCGGGACAGATTGTGGGCGTTGCACTTGAGCGATCGGCCAATGCGATCATTGCACAGCTTGCGGTCCTGCGGGCGGGAGGAGTTGTCCTGCCGCTCGATCCAGACTATCCGCCGGAGCGTCTTGAGGGGATGCTGGCGGACAGTGATGTGCCGCTGGTGCTGTCAGATACGCGCCATCAGGGGTTGGCAGGCGGTCGTCCGGTGCTGTTGGTGGATGAGGCAGACATAAATGCTGAGGATGTTGCGCCGCCGCCGCGTTTGAAAGGGCTGTCAGGGGCGCCTGCTTACGTGATCTATACCTCCGGCTCTACGGGGCGTCCTAAGGGGGTAATGGTGCCCCATGAGGCGGTGACGTCGCTTTTCCTGGAACGGGAGGTGATGAACTTCGGCCCGGATGATCGGGTGATGCTGGCGTCGCCCCTGGCCTTTGATGCCAGCCTGATCGAGATCTGGGGCGCCTTGCTGAACGGCTCGCGGCTTGCGGTGTTGCCTGCCGGTCCCTTTGATCCGGACGCATTGTCGGAATTTGTTGCTGATGCAGGTGTGACGGTGGCCTGGCTGACGGCAGGGCTTTTGCGGGGATATCTGGAACGCGATCCGTCGGCCTTTGCAGGTTTGCGGTTGCTGATGTCAGGCGGGGACGTATTCCCGACCCATGGCCTTTCGGATTTCATGGCGGGGCTGCCGAATGTGCAGTTCGTCAATGGCTACGGCCCGACGGAATGTACGACCTTTACGGCAATGCACCGACTGGATTTTGTCCCTGAGGCAGGCTCTGCGGTTCCAATCGGCCGTGGTGTTGGCGGGCGTCGTCCGGTTGTCCTGGACCGGTCGATGCGTGCGGTGCCGCCAGGGGCACCGGGAGAGCTTTATGTTGGCGGGCATGGTCTTTCGCTGGGATACCTCGGGCAGCCGGGGCGAACGGCGGAAAGCTTCCTTCCGGACCCTGCGGGCGGAGGTGGGCGTCTGTATAGGACAGGGGACCGTGTCCGTTTGCGGTCTGATGGGGCGTTGGAATTCCTGGGCCGGATCGATGCGCAGGTGAAGCTGCGCGGTTTCCGGGTGGAACCGGGTGAGGTGGAGGCGGCCCTATGTGCACTGCCAGCGGTTGGAGACGGCGCGGTGGCGGTCCGGCGGGACGGCGAGGGGGCTGCGACGCTGGAAGGGTTCGTGGTGCCGGTCTCCGGTGTCGGGACCGATGCCCGGTCATTGGAACAGGCATTGGGAGAACGTCTCCCGTCCTACATGGTGCCGCGGATCACATTGGTGGAGAGCCTGCCGCTTGACGCCAATGGCAAGGTCGACCGCCGCAGTCTTGTCTCGCGATTGCCTGAGCGGGTTGAGGAAGCAGGCGAAGCCCCGCATGCAGGTCTTGAAAAGACGCTGGCGGAAATCTGGCAGCGGGTTCTTGGGCGTTCGGATATTCGCCGCGCGGATGACTTTTTCTCCCTCGGCGGGCATTCGCTGCTGGCGATGCGTGTTGCCACGACGGTCACGGCGGAGACCGGCCACCCGGCAACAGTGCGTGACATCTTCGAATATCCGACAATCGAGAAACTTGCCCTTCATCTGGCGGCGGCCAATCAAAATGACGAGGTAAAGCGGTCCTCGGGCATTCTGCCTCTTGCGCCTGGCCACGGCCTGCCAACCTTCCTGATCCACCCTGGTGGTGGTGGGGTAGGAGCGTATCGCAGGCTTGCCGGGTTGTTGGACGAAGGGCCGGTTTATGGTGTTTTCGCCGGCGGGTTGGAATTTGGTACCAAGCCTCTGACTTCCATTACAGAAATGGCAGATTCTTACGTGGAACAAATCCGTCAGGAATGTCCGGTGGGACCCATACGTCTCGGGGGATGGTCCTTTGGCGGGGTCGTTGCCGTGGAGGTTGCGCGACGCCTTGGTAGTGCTCGTGTTGTTCAGCTTGTGCTGATTGACCCGTCGCAAGTAGCCGATACACCGCGACCGGCGCCCACCCAGGAAGCGTTGGACATCGCATTCGAAAAGAACGTGGCCGGCCTCGCGAAATTGGCACTGGGACATGTGGAAGAAGACGCGGAGGCAATCGCCAGGGCGCGTGACGTTTTCATCGCTAATGTGACAGCGCTGGTTGCACATTGCCCGGAGGCCTATTCAGGACCTGTAACAATCCTGTTCGGCGAAGACAGCCCTGCCATTTCAGCATCGAGTGTTTGGCAAAAATTGCTGCCGAACGGCTTTATCCGGGTCTTGCCGGGTGACCACTATACCTTGCTGACCGGCGAAGCATTGGTTGGGGTTGCAAACAGCTTTGCGCGGTCAAGTACCGCCGCAGAATGA